Proteins from a genomic interval of Cucumis melo cultivar AY chromosome 7, USDA_Cmelo_AY_1.0, whole genome shotgun sequence:
- the LOC103494785 gene encoding protein GAMETE EXPRESSED 1 isoform X1: MDRILFLVILLFALPNCESWNWFSSSSSSGSSFDRVEGGSVAEFAIEGFDDQKGVRRIENAKNKLSVSNSCWGSAYRHLFAGCSEIFAADEKRSRFAWHLSDCFQKDSGRPSFPNCDAKSPMAKCLKYLNEHEHRIYLEFYLETNSICHQLQANAFKHDTERLVNELKRSSEAAEGKLESIEEKSESLLQNSYEISDSLKSTGTQIQKMAQTSRKLEDHMGVVLKHSEAVYEQSKKIETSQLELQEGQLKLRKSLEEGMEMLQDSYSNLGQEMDSLRGEAIEIEKEITKVGDSMSLKMKYLQSTADDIGNMAGLSLDKQQELLDAQSTALNGLHSLSKVQSEALEESRNKLQQLAEYGHKQQEELLQRQGQLQQLHDRLMDNSKSILEAQQIFESKQASMFVALEKLFTLHNAMLLESRLIKVFFIYFTSIFIIYMFSSTKQTYTVRPWLYIELCVTFFIEVAILRFEMFNMEEKTWIVNSLRTMFLLIASLQLLYAVCTYRDYDVLNHHMLLLLMERVNGMQTQNKLSWDSDSEVDWTSWIDTDLPEDVEDPDFVLPEEVGENSITTASTSRRYNLRHRPIGK; this comes from the exons atggaTCGTATTCTGTTTTTGGTGATTTTGTTGTTTGCGTTGCCCAATTGTGAATCCTGGAACTGGTTTTCCTCTTCTTCGTCTTCGGGCTCTTCTTTTGACCGTGTTGAAGGTGGAAGTGTTGCGGAATTCGCAATTGAGGGTTTTGATGATCAAAAAGGGGTGAGGAGAATTGAGAATGCTAAGAACAAATTGAGTGTGTCTAATTCTTGCTGGGGAAGTGCTTATAGGCATCTCTTTGCGGGTTGTTCCGAGATTTTTGCTGCCGATGAGAAACGGTCCAGATTCGCTTGGCATCTCAGTGATTGCTTTCAGAAGGACTCTGGCAGGCCTTCTTTTCCTAATTGTGATGCGAAATCGCCAATGGCCAAATGCCTCAAGTACTTGAATGAACATGAGCATCGGATTTATCTTGAGTTCTACCTTGAAACTAACTCCATTTGTCATCAACTTCA GGCTAATGCTTTCAAGCATGACACAGAGAGGTTAGTCAATGAACTGAAGAGATCTTCGGAAGCTGCAGAAGGCAAGTTAGAATCCATCGAGGAAAAATCGGAATCTCTGCTGCAAAATTCATATGAAATTTCTGATTCCTTGAAATCTACTGGGACTCAAATACAAAAAATGGCTCAAACATCAAGGAAACTAGAAGACCACATGGGCGTTGTTCTAAAGCACTCTGAAGCAGTTTATGAACAATCCAAGAAGATAGAGACATCCCAGTTGGAACTCCAAGAAGGTCAGTTAAAGCTAAGAAAAAGTTTAGAGGAAGGGATGGAAATGCTTCAGGATTCTTACAGCAACCTTGGCCAAGAGATGGATAGTTTAAGAGGAGAAGCCATCGAGATCGAAAAGGAGATAACCAAAGTGGGAGATTCAATGTCTTTGAAGATGAAGTACCTCCAGAGCACAGCCGATGATATTGGGAATATGGCTGGGCTTTCATTGGACAAACAACAAGAACTTCTAGATGCTCAGTCCACAGCACTTAATGGTCTTCATTCTTTAAGCAAAGTTCAATCAGAAGCGCTAGAGGAAAGCAG GAATAAGCTGCAACAGTTGGCTGAATATGGCCACAAACAACAGGAGGAGCTTCTCCAGCGACAAGGACAACTCCAACAACTTCATGATCGGTTGATGGACAATTCAAAATCAATCTTGGAAGCTCAG CAAATATTTGAATCAAAGCAAGCAAGCATGTTCGTTGCATTAGAGAAGCTCTTCACCTTGCACAATGCAATGTTACTGGAATCTCGGCTAATCAAAGTCTTCTTCATTTACTTCACATCAATTTTCATCATCTACATGTTCAGTAGCACTAAGCAAACTTACACCGTTCGGCCCTGGCTATATATCG AGCTATGTGTTACATTCTTTATAGAAGTAGCAATACTTCGGTTTGAGATGTTCAACATGGAAGAGAAAACATGGATCGTAAACTCATTGCGGACGATGTTCTTACTTATTGCTTCTCTTCAACTTCTATACGCAGTTTGCACATATAG AGACTATGATGTTCTAAACCATCACATGCTATTATTGTTAATGGAAAGAGTCAATGGAATGCAGACACAAAATAAGTTATCTTGGGACAGTGATAGTGAGGTAGATTGGACATCATGGATTGACACCGATTTACCTGAAGATGTTGAAGATCCTGATTTTGTTCTTCCAGAAGAAGTGGGAGAGAATTCAATCACAACTGCTTCTACTTCAAGAAGGTACAATCTTCGACATCGACCCATTGGTAAGtaa
- the LOC103494785 gene encoding protein GAMETE EXPRESSED 1 isoform X2, whose product MDRILFLVILLFALPNCESWNWFSSSSSSGSSFDRVEGGSVAEFAIEGFDDQKGVRRIENAKNKLSVSNSCWGSAYRHLFAGCSEIFAADEKRSRFAWHLSDCFQKDSGRPSFPNCDAKSPMAKCLKYLNEHEHRIYLEFYLETNSICHQLQANAFKHDTERLVNELKRSSEAAEGKLESIEEKSESLLQNSYEISDSLKSTGTQIQKMAQTSRKLEDHMGVVLKHSEAVYEQSKKIETSQLELQEGQLKLRKSLEEGMEMLQDSYSNLGQEMDSLRGEAIEIEKEITKVGDSMSLKMKYLQSTADDIGNMAGLSLDKQQELLDAQSTALNGLHSLSKVQSEALEESRNKLQQLAEYGHKQQEELLQRQGQLQQLHDRLMDNSKSILEAQQIFESKQASMFVALEKLFTLHNAMLLESRLIKVFFIYFTSIFIIYMFSSTKQTYTVRPWLYIELCVTFFIEVAILRFEMFNMEEKTWIVNSLRTMFLLIASLQLLYAVCTYRHKISYLGTVIVR is encoded by the exons atggaTCGTATTCTGTTTTTGGTGATTTTGTTGTTTGCGTTGCCCAATTGTGAATCCTGGAACTGGTTTTCCTCTTCTTCGTCTTCGGGCTCTTCTTTTGACCGTGTTGAAGGTGGAAGTGTTGCGGAATTCGCAATTGAGGGTTTTGATGATCAAAAAGGGGTGAGGAGAATTGAGAATGCTAAGAACAAATTGAGTGTGTCTAATTCTTGCTGGGGAAGTGCTTATAGGCATCTCTTTGCGGGTTGTTCCGAGATTTTTGCTGCCGATGAGAAACGGTCCAGATTCGCTTGGCATCTCAGTGATTGCTTTCAGAAGGACTCTGGCAGGCCTTCTTTTCCTAATTGTGATGCGAAATCGCCAATGGCCAAATGCCTCAAGTACTTGAATGAACATGAGCATCGGATTTATCTTGAGTTCTACCTTGAAACTAACTCCATTTGTCATCAACTTCA GGCTAATGCTTTCAAGCATGACACAGAGAGGTTAGTCAATGAACTGAAGAGATCTTCGGAAGCTGCAGAAGGCAAGTTAGAATCCATCGAGGAAAAATCGGAATCTCTGCTGCAAAATTCATATGAAATTTCTGATTCCTTGAAATCTACTGGGACTCAAATACAAAAAATGGCTCAAACATCAAGGAAACTAGAAGACCACATGGGCGTTGTTCTAAAGCACTCTGAAGCAGTTTATGAACAATCCAAGAAGATAGAGACATCCCAGTTGGAACTCCAAGAAGGTCAGTTAAAGCTAAGAAAAAGTTTAGAGGAAGGGATGGAAATGCTTCAGGATTCTTACAGCAACCTTGGCCAAGAGATGGATAGTTTAAGAGGAGAAGCCATCGAGATCGAAAAGGAGATAACCAAAGTGGGAGATTCAATGTCTTTGAAGATGAAGTACCTCCAGAGCACAGCCGATGATATTGGGAATATGGCTGGGCTTTCATTGGACAAACAACAAGAACTTCTAGATGCTCAGTCCACAGCACTTAATGGTCTTCATTCTTTAAGCAAAGTTCAATCAGAAGCGCTAGAGGAAAGCAG GAATAAGCTGCAACAGTTGGCTGAATATGGCCACAAACAACAGGAGGAGCTTCTCCAGCGACAAGGACAACTCCAACAACTTCATGATCGGTTGATGGACAATTCAAAATCAATCTTGGAAGCTCAG CAAATATTTGAATCAAAGCAAGCAAGCATGTTCGTTGCATTAGAGAAGCTCTTCACCTTGCACAATGCAATGTTACTGGAATCTCGGCTAATCAAAGTCTTCTTCATTTACTTCACATCAATTTTCATCATCTACATGTTCAGTAGCACTAAGCAAACTTACACCGTTCGGCCCTGGCTATATATCG AGCTATGTGTTACATTCTTTATAGAAGTAGCAATACTTCGGTTTGAGATGTTCAACATGGAAGAGAAAACATGGATCGTAAACTCATTGCGGACGATGTTCTTACTTATTGCTTCTCTTCAACTTCTATACGCAGTTTGCACATATAG ACACAAAATAAGTTATCTTGGGACAGTGATAGTGAGGTAG
- the LOC103494786 gene encoding uncharacterized protein LOC103494786 isoform X2, translated as MNNALLVLFLFAVWFPAIDNVTAASTTAVKVGNVSKVEDAVNFRIYYGQSFKVIKNSIDGKSYLLIQNTSKMAGRTKYCTSRIKSYVIPLSNYSLDTDLFPVSFFELLGLLGSLKGITSESVTSECVLKQYEKGEIQIINKTETQQLAQFAAHFVADVDQPQSCNFATFLPSSEDTPLQKAEWIKFLGAFANVEPRANQIYTAIKENYLCLKNIATTRKTFKPIVAWMGYYDGMWSFTKDAYKLKYIEDAGGENVDDSINKITYNVSNPDDLDAFHGILCTVEVIIDETFTSDPIAYNLSTFLQLINIQDQSCLSFLSTQSIWRFDKRFHSSNAFDWFDGAISQPQLVLADIIEVLFPTGNFTTTYFRNLAKEGVTNIGSEMCERDITTALEPTIVTCG; from the exons ATGAATAATGCATTATTGGTGCTGTTCCTCTTTGCCGTTTGGTTTCCGGCTATTGACAATGTGACGGCGGCTTCCACGACGGCGGTGAAGGTGGGAAATGTTTCCAAGGTTGAAGATGCGGTGAATTTCAGGATTTATTATGGACAGTCGTTTAAAGTTATCAAGAACTCCATTGATGGCAAGAGCTACCTTCTCATTCAg AATACTTCAAAGATGGCAGGAAGAACAAAGTATTGCACTTCAAGGATCAAATCTTATGTCATCCCTTTGTCTAATTACTCTCTTGATACTGACCTCTTTCCAG TTTCCTTTTTCGAG CTTCTAGGTTTATTAGGAAGCTTGAAGGGCATAACGTCGGAGAGTGTGACGTCAGAATGCGTATTAAAACAATACGAAAAAGGAGAAAttcaaattataaataaaacCGAAACGCAACAGCTGGCACAATTTGCTGCTCACTTCGTCGCCGACGTGGACCAACCACAATCCTGCAATTTTGCCACCTTTCTTCCTTCCTCCGAGGATACGCCTTTGCAA AAAGCAGAGTGGATAAAGTTCTTGGGTGCTTTTGCAAACGTGGAGCCAAGAGCTAATCAAATTTACACTGCG ATCAAAGAAAATTACTTGTGCTTGAAGAACATAGCAACCACTAGAAAGACTTTCAAACCCATTGTTGCATGGATGGGTTACTATGAT GGCATGTGGTCTTTCACAAAGGATGCCTACAAGCTTAAG TATATAGAAGATGCAGGAGGAGAAAATGTGGATGACTCCATCAACAAAATCACCTACAACGTCTCTAACCCCGACGATTTAGATGCCTTTCATGGCATCCTCTGT ACTGTAGAAGTGATCATCGATGAAACATTTACATCAGATCCAATTGCATACAACTTGTCCACGTTTCTCCAACTAATCAACATTCAAGACCAATCTTGCCTATCTTTTCTTTCCACTCAAAGCATTTGGCGATTCGATAAACGATTTCACAGCTCCAATGCTTTCG ATTGGTTTGATGGAGCAATCTCACAGCCACAGTTGGTATTGGCAGACATCATAGAGGTTTTGTTCCCTACTGGCAATTTCACAACGACCTATTTCAGGAACTTGGCTAAG GAGGGAGTTACCAACATTGGTTCAGAAATGTGCGAGAGAGACATTACCACTGCCTTGGAGCCCACCATCGTAACATGTGGATAG
- the LOC103494786 gene encoding uncharacterized protein LOC103494786 isoform X1, translating to MNNALLVLFLFAVWFPAIDNVTAASTTAVKVGNVSKVEDAVNFRIYYGQSFKVIKNSIDGKSYLLIQNTSKMAGRTKYCTSRIKSYVIPLSNYSLDTDLFPVSFFELLGLLGSLKGITSESVTSECVLKQYEKGEIQIINKTETQQLAQFAAHFVADVDQPQSCNFATFLPSSEDTPLQKAEWIKFLGAFANVEPRANQIYTAIKENYLCLKNIATTRKTFKPIVAWMGYYDGMWSFTKDAYKLKGLLEKYIEDAGGENVDDSINKITYNVSNPDDLDAFHGILCTVEVIIDETFTSDPIAYNLSTFLQLINIQDQSCLSFLSTQSIWRFDKRFHSSNAFDWFDGAISQPQLVLADIIEVLFPTGNFTTTYFRNLAKEGVTNIGSEMCERDITTALEPTIVTCG from the exons ATGAATAATGCATTATTGGTGCTGTTCCTCTTTGCCGTTTGGTTTCCGGCTATTGACAATGTGACGGCGGCTTCCACGACGGCGGTGAAGGTGGGAAATGTTTCCAAGGTTGAAGATGCGGTGAATTTCAGGATTTATTATGGACAGTCGTTTAAAGTTATCAAGAACTCCATTGATGGCAAGAGCTACCTTCTCATTCAg AATACTTCAAAGATGGCAGGAAGAACAAAGTATTGCACTTCAAGGATCAAATCTTATGTCATCCCTTTGTCTAATTACTCTCTTGATACTGACCTCTTTCCAG TTTCCTTTTTCGAG CTTCTAGGTTTATTAGGAAGCTTGAAGGGCATAACGTCGGAGAGTGTGACGTCAGAATGCGTATTAAAACAATACGAAAAAGGAGAAAttcaaattataaataaaacCGAAACGCAACAGCTGGCACAATTTGCTGCTCACTTCGTCGCCGACGTGGACCAACCACAATCCTGCAATTTTGCCACCTTTCTTCCTTCCTCCGAGGATACGCCTTTGCAA AAAGCAGAGTGGATAAAGTTCTTGGGTGCTTTTGCAAACGTGGAGCCAAGAGCTAATCAAATTTACACTGCG ATCAAAGAAAATTACTTGTGCTTGAAGAACATAGCAACCACTAGAAAGACTTTCAAACCCATTGTTGCATGGATGGGTTACTATGAT GGCATGTGGTCTTTCACAAAGGATGCCTACAAGCTTAAG GGGTTATTGGAAAAGTATATAGAAGATGCAGGAGGAGAAAATGTGGATGACTCCATCAACAAAATCACCTACAACGTCTCTAACCCCGACGATTTAGATGCCTTTCATGGCATCCTCTGT ACTGTAGAAGTGATCATCGATGAAACATTTACATCAGATCCAATTGCATACAACTTGTCCACGTTTCTCCAACTAATCAACATTCAAGACCAATCTTGCCTATCTTTTCTTTCCACTCAAAGCATTTGGCGATTCGATAAACGATTTCACAGCTCCAATGCTTTCG ATTGGTTTGATGGAGCAATCTCACAGCCACAGTTGGTATTGGCAGACATCATAGAGGTTTTGTTCCCTACTGGCAATTTCACAACGACCTATTTCAGGAACTTGGCTAAG GAGGGAGTTACCAACATTGGTTCAGAAATGTGCGAGAGAGACATTACCACTGCCTTGGAGCCCACCATCGTAACATGTGGATAG
- the LOC103494786 gene encoding uncharacterized protein LOC103494786 isoform X3, with the protein MAGRTKYCTSRIKSYVIPLSNYSLDTDLFPVSFFELLGLLGSLKGITSESVTSECVLKQYEKGEIQIINKTETQQLAQFAAHFVADVDQPQSCNFATFLPSSEDTPLQKAEWIKFLGAFANVEPRANQIYTAIKENYLCLKNIATTRKTFKPIVAWMGYYDGMWSFTKDAYKLKGLLEKYIEDAGGENVDDSINKITYNVSNPDDLDAFHGILCTVEVIIDETFTSDPIAYNLSTFLQLINIQDQSCLSFLSTQSIWRFDKRFHSSNAFDWFDGAISQPQLVLADIIEVLFPTGNFTTTYFRNLAKEGVTNIGSEMCERDITTALEPTIVTCG; encoded by the exons ATGGCAGGAAGAACAAAGTATTGCACTTCAAGGATCAAATCTTATGTCATCCCTTTGTCTAATTACTCTCTTGATACTGACCTCTTTCCAG TTTCCTTTTTCGAG CTTCTAGGTTTATTAGGAAGCTTGAAGGGCATAACGTCGGAGAGTGTGACGTCAGAATGCGTATTAAAACAATACGAAAAAGGAGAAAttcaaattataaataaaacCGAAACGCAACAGCTGGCACAATTTGCTGCTCACTTCGTCGCCGACGTGGACCAACCACAATCCTGCAATTTTGCCACCTTTCTTCCTTCCTCCGAGGATACGCCTTTGCAA AAAGCAGAGTGGATAAAGTTCTTGGGTGCTTTTGCAAACGTGGAGCCAAGAGCTAATCAAATTTACACTGCG ATCAAAGAAAATTACTTGTGCTTGAAGAACATAGCAACCACTAGAAAGACTTTCAAACCCATTGTTGCATGGATGGGTTACTATGAT GGCATGTGGTCTTTCACAAAGGATGCCTACAAGCTTAAG GGGTTATTGGAAAAGTATATAGAAGATGCAGGAGGAGAAAATGTGGATGACTCCATCAACAAAATCACCTACAACGTCTCTAACCCCGACGATTTAGATGCCTTTCATGGCATCCTCTGT ACTGTAGAAGTGATCATCGATGAAACATTTACATCAGATCCAATTGCATACAACTTGTCCACGTTTCTCCAACTAATCAACATTCAAGACCAATCTTGCCTATCTTTTCTTTCCACTCAAAGCATTTGGCGATTCGATAAACGATTTCACAGCTCCAATGCTTTCG ATTGGTTTGATGGAGCAATCTCACAGCCACAGTTGGTATTGGCAGACATCATAGAGGTTTTGTTCCCTACTGGCAATTTCACAACGACCTATTTCAGGAACTTGGCTAAG GAGGGAGTTACCAACATTGGTTCAGAAATGTGCGAGAGAGACATTACCACTGCCTTGGAGCCCACCATCGTAACATGTGGATAG
- the LOC103494897 gene encoding potassium transporter 5-like isoform X2 — protein sequence MSSSDAIVKEEDEEVVVGPSSSTSERKPSWQKLRRYDSLDFESRKLHGHDDDHSYAKENNWSVILHLAFQSIGIVYGDIGTSPLYVFSSTFPGGIKHNDDILGVLSLIIYTITLIPVIKYVFIVLKANDNGEGGTFALYSLICRYAKVGLIPNAEVEDREVSNYQLSLPNEREKRASRIQSKLEKSHFAKVFLLFATMLGTSMVIGDGVLTPCISVLSAMGGIKEATPAMTEERTVWASVGILVCLFMVQRFGTDKVGYTFAPIIFVWFALNASIGVYNFIKYDPAVLKALNPNYIIQFFQRNKMDAWISLGGVVLAITGTEALFADVGHFSVRSIQLSMSAITYPALICAYVGQASFLRKHNDLVSDTFYKSIPGGLYWPMFVVAVSASIIASQAMISGTFSIIQQSLSLGCFPRVKVVHTSDKYEGQVYVPEINYLLMLACVGVTLGFKNTTQIGNAYGIAVVFVMTLTSSFLVLIMVMIWKTHILFIITYILTIGTVELVYLSSVLYKFDQGGYLPLAFAAALMTIMYVWNSVFRKKYFYELNHKITSEKLNEIVSTTNFRRIPGIAFFYSELVQGIPPIFKHYVDHVPALQSVLIFITIKSLPVSKKSRGKGDRCVSLCCSIWIHGCEDRTRIV from the exons ATGTCGTCATCCGACGCCATtgtaaaagaagaagatgaagaagttgTTGTTGGGCCGTCCTCGTCGACGTCCGAGAGGAAACCTTCATGGCAAAAGCTCCGACGATACGACTCCTTGGATTTCGAGTCACGTAAACTTCATGGTCATGACGATGATCATTCCTATGCCAAGGAGAATAATTGGAGTGTAATCTTACACCTAGCATTCCAAAGCATTGGCATAGTGTATGGCGACATTGGAACGTCGCCACTGTACGTGTTCTCGAGCACATTTCCGGGTGGGATAAAACACAACGATGATATCTTAGGGGTGTTGTCGTTGATCATTTATACCATAACTTTGATTCCTGTAATCAAATATGTGTTCATCGTTTTGAAAGCCAACGACAACGGAGAAG GGGGAACGTTCGCATTGTACTCACTGATATGTCGATATGCCAAAGTGGGGTTGATTCCGAATGCGGAGGTGGAAGATCGAGAAGTGTCGAATTACCAATTGAGTTTGCCAAacgagagagagaagagagctTCAAGAATTCAATCCAAGTTGGAGAAAAGTCATTTTGCAAAGGTGTTTCTTCTCTTTGCAACTATGCTTGGAACCTCCATGGTCATCGGTGATGGTGTTCTTACTCCTTGTATCTCAG TGTTATCTGCTATGGGAGGGATCAAGGAGGCTACCCCTGCAATGACAGAAG AAAGGACTGTTTGGGCATCAGTAGGAATATTGGTGTGCCTATTCATGGTTCAAAGATTTGGAACAGATAAAGTTGGATACACTTTTGCTCCAATTATCTTCGTTTGGTTTGCTCTCAATGCTTCAATTGGTGTCTATAACTTCATAAAATATGACCCAGCTGTCCTTAAGGCCTTAAATCCAAATTACATTATTCAATTTTtccaaagaaacaaaatggaTGCTTGGATTTCTCTTGGTGGCGTTGTTCTTGCTATTACAG GGACAGAAGCCTTGTTTGCCGATGTTGGTCATTTCAGCGTCCGATCGATTCAACTAAGCATGTCGGCCATTACCTACCCAGCTCTAATCTGTGCTTATGTTGGCCAAGCCTCGTTTCTTCGGAAGCACAATGATTTAGTTTCAGACACATTTTACAAGTCAATTCCAG GAGGGTTGTATTGGCCAATGTTTGTGGTGGCAGTATCAGCATCAATCATAGCAAGCCAAGCAATGATCTCAGGAACATTCTCAATAATTCAACAATCACTTTCACTTGGATGCTTCCCAAGAGTAAAAGTGGTTCATACATCAGATAAGTACGAAGGGCAAGTTTATGTTCCGGAGATAAATTACCTTCTAATGTTGGCTTGTGTTGGTGTTACTTTGGGGTTCAAAAACACTACACAGATTGGGAATGCATATGGAATAGCTGTGGTTTTTGTGATGACACTCACATCCTCTTTCCTAGTACTCATAATGGTAATGATATGGAAAACTCACATCCTTTTCATAATCACTTATATTCTCACCATTGGTACCGTGGAATTGGTATATTTGAGTTCTGTCCTTTACAAGTTTGACCAAGGAGGCTATCTCCCTCTGGCTTTCGCTGCTGCTTTGATGACAATCATGTATGTTTGGAATAGTGTGTTTAGAAAGAAGTACTTTTATGAACTCAACCACAAAATCACGTCTGAAAAACTCAATGAGATAGTGAGTACAACCAACTTTAGAAGAATTCCTGGTATTGCATTCTTCTACTCTGAGCTTGTTCAAGGCATCCCTCCCATCTTTAAGCATTACGTCGACCACGTCCCTGCATTGCAATCTGTTCTCATCTTCATCACCATTAAATCACTTCCTGTGAGCAAG AAAAGTAGAGGCAAAGGAGATCGATGTGTTTCGTTGTGTTGTTCGATATGGATACACGGATGTGAGGACCGAACACGAATCGTTTGA
- the LOC103494897 gene encoding potassium transporter 5-like isoform X1: protein MSSSDAIVKEEDEEVVVGPSSSTSERKPSWQKLRRYDSLDFESRKLHGHDDDHSYAKENNWSVILHLAFQSIGIVYGDIGTSPLYVFSSTFPGGIKHNDDILGVLSLIIYTITLIPVIKYVFIVLKANDNGEGGTFALYSLICRYAKVGLIPNAEVEDREVSNYQLSLPNEREKRASRIQSKLEKSHFAKVFLLFATMLGTSMVIGDGVLTPCISVLSAMGGIKEATPAMTEERTVWASVGILVCLFMVQRFGTDKVGYTFAPIIFVWFALNASIGVYNFIKYDPAVLKALNPNYIIQFFQRNKMDAWISLGGVVLAITGTEALFADVGHFSVRSIQLSMSAITYPALICAYVGQASFLRKHNDLVSDTFYKSIPGGLYWPMFVVAVSASIIASQAMISGTFSIIQQSLSLGCFPRVKVVHTSDKYEGQVYVPEINYLLMLACVGVTLGFKNTTQIGNAYGIAVVFVMTLTSSFLVLIMVMIWKTHILFIITYILTIGTVELVYLSSVLYKFDQGGYLPLAFAAALMTIMYVWNSVFRKKYFYELNHKITSEKLNEIVSTTNFRRIPGIAFFYSELVQGIPPIFKHYVDHVPALQSVLIFITIKSLPVSKVPVDERFLFRKVEAKEIDVFRCVVRYGYTDVRTEHESFEKILLERLEEFERERVRADSKEENGVLDGRVEKDESCNEEEEDNYKAIGRIEEARKDGVVHLVGESEVVAKKGASFGKRIMINYAYSFLKRNLRQSDQVFGIPRMRMLKVGMTCEL from the exons ATGTCGTCATCCGACGCCATtgtaaaagaagaagatgaagaagttgTTGTTGGGCCGTCCTCGTCGACGTCCGAGAGGAAACCTTCATGGCAAAAGCTCCGACGATACGACTCCTTGGATTTCGAGTCACGTAAACTTCATGGTCATGACGATGATCATTCCTATGCCAAGGAGAATAATTGGAGTGTAATCTTACACCTAGCATTCCAAAGCATTGGCATAGTGTATGGCGACATTGGAACGTCGCCACTGTACGTGTTCTCGAGCACATTTCCGGGTGGGATAAAACACAACGATGATATCTTAGGGGTGTTGTCGTTGATCATTTATACCATAACTTTGATTCCTGTAATCAAATATGTGTTCATCGTTTTGAAAGCCAACGACAACGGAGAAG GGGGAACGTTCGCATTGTACTCACTGATATGTCGATATGCCAAAGTGGGGTTGATTCCGAATGCGGAGGTGGAAGATCGAGAAGTGTCGAATTACCAATTGAGTTTGCCAAacgagagagagaagagagctTCAAGAATTCAATCCAAGTTGGAGAAAAGTCATTTTGCAAAGGTGTTTCTTCTCTTTGCAACTATGCTTGGAACCTCCATGGTCATCGGTGATGGTGTTCTTACTCCTTGTATCTCAG TGTTATCTGCTATGGGAGGGATCAAGGAGGCTACCCCTGCAATGACAGAAG AAAGGACTGTTTGGGCATCAGTAGGAATATTGGTGTGCCTATTCATGGTTCAAAGATTTGGAACAGATAAAGTTGGATACACTTTTGCTCCAATTATCTTCGTTTGGTTTGCTCTCAATGCTTCAATTGGTGTCTATAACTTCATAAAATATGACCCAGCTGTCCTTAAGGCCTTAAATCCAAATTACATTATTCAATTTTtccaaagaaacaaaatggaTGCTTGGATTTCTCTTGGTGGCGTTGTTCTTGCTATTACAG GGACAGAAGCCTTGTTTGCCGATGTTGGTCATTTCAGCGTCCGATCGATTCAACTAAGCATGTCGGCCATTACCTACCCAGCTCTAATCTGTGCTTATGTTGGCCAAGCCTCGTTTCTTCGGAAGCACAATGATTTAGTTTCAGACACATTTTACAAGTCAATTCCAG GAGGGTTGTATTGGCCAATGTTTGTGGTGGCAGTATCAGCATCAATCATAGCAAGCCAAGCAATGATCTCAGGAACATTCTCAATAATTCAACAATCACTTTCACTTGGATGCTTCCCAAGAGTAAAAGTGGTTCATACATCAGATAAGTACGAAGGGCAAGTTTATGTTCCGGAGATAAATTACCTTCTAATGTTGGCTTGTGTTGGTGTTACTTTGGGGTTCAAAAACACTACACAGATTGGGAATGCATATGGAATAGCTGTGGTTTTTGTGATGACACTCACATCCTCTTTCCTAGTACTCATAATGGTAATGATATGGAAAACTCACATCCTTTTCATAATCACTTATATTCTCACCATTGGTACCGTGGAATTGGTATATTTGAGTTCTGTCCTTTACAAGTTTGACCAAGGAGGCTATCTCCCTCTGGCTTTCGCTGCTGCTTTGATGACAATCATGTATGTTTGGAATAGTGTGTTTAGAAAGAAGTACTTTTATGAACTCAACCACAAAATCACGTCTGAAAAACTCAATGAGATAGTGAGTACAACCAACTTTAGAAGAATTCCTGGTATTGCATTCTTCTACTCTGAGCTTGTTCAAGGCATCCCTCCCATCTTTAAGCATTACGTCGACCACGTCCCTGCATTGCAATCTGTTCTCATCTTCATCACCATTAAATCACTTCCTGTGAGCAAG GTTCCGGTTGATGAACGTTTCCTCTTCAGAAAAGTAGAGGCAAAGGAGATCGATGTGTTTCGTTGTGTTGTTCGATATGGATACACGGATGTGAGGACCGAACACGAATCGTTTGAGAAGATATTACTCGAAAGATTGGAAGAGTTTGAAAGAGAACGAGTTAGAGCGGATTCAAAGGAGGAAAATGGAGTGTTGGATGGAAGAGTTGAAAAAGATGAGAGTTGTAATGAGGAGGAGGAGGATAATTATAAAGCAATTGGAAGGATAGAAGAAGCAAGGAAAGATGGAGTTGTTCATTTGGTTGGAGAAAGTGAAGTGGTTGCTAAGAAAGGGGCAAGTTTTGGAAAG